In Cryptomeria japonica chromosome 5, Sugi_1.0, whole genome shotgun sequence, the genomic window TGTTACGCAAAACATCTTAACCGTTCAAACCAAAGTTCAATGTTTGCAGAGTAATAGTGCATATATATTAAGAGCAGAGGAAGAAAAAATGGTCCATGGCAATGAAAACCATCTCGAAAATAACTTAAGTGGGAGATTCAGTGTCCTGTCTGATCAGGGCCGAATTGAAGAGGCTTTGAAGTTGCTACAGACTATGGATTGTCAAGGTATAGCGGTAGATTTTGATGCGTATGCATATCTCCTGCATGGGTGTGTTAACAAGAAAGCAATTGTAGAAGGCAAATTAGTCCATGCCCATATAATTCAGACAGGGTTTAAAGCATTAGAAACCAAAATCCTGAATATGTACGCCAAATGCGGGTATTTGAAGGATGCACGCAATGTGTTTGACGGACTGCCTGAACGAAATGTAGTGGCGTGGACTGTGATGATTGTGGCTTGTTGTAGGCACAGACAGGATGAAGAGGCTTTGAATTTGTATTATGAGATGAAACGTAGTGGGATTGATTTGGATCATTTTGCGCTTGCAAGCGTTCTGCCTGCTTGCGGCAACTTGGGAGCTCTGGATGAGGGAAAGGAGGTTCATAAAGAGATTGCTAGAAGTGGGTACGAGTCTAATTTGTTTTCAGGTAGTGCTCTTGTGGATATGTATGTTAAATGTGGAGAGGTAGACGCTGCACGCGATGtgtttgacaaaatacctcaaAGAAATGGTATTATTTGGACTGTAATGATTTCTGCTTATGCCCGGCAAGGGCGTGGGGAAGAAGCCCTGGCATTGTTCTACGATATGCAGCGATCTGGAATCAGGCCAAGTCATTTTACCTATGTTGTTGTTCTCCCGGCCTGTGCCGACTTGAGAGCTTTGGAACATGGCAAAGAGATTCATCAGGAGATAATTAGAGGAGGATTTCTATCTAATGTCATTGTGGGGAGTGCCCTTGTCGACATGTATATAAAATGTGGGAATGTGGAGGACGCACGAATGCTATTTGACGAATTGCCTGAACggaatgtggtctcatggaatacTATGATTTCTGGGTATGCACAGAATGGACTTTTGGACGAGGCCGTGAAGCTCTTTGATGAAGTGCCTGAGCGAGATGTATTCTCATGGACTTCTATGGTTGCAGGCTTTGCACAGAATGGGTATGTGGAAGATGCTTATAAATTCTTTGAAAGAATGCCCGAGCATACTCTTgtttcatggaatgcaatgattgcaggatatgcacaaaaccaGTGTTTTGATGAGAGCCTGAAACTATTCGGCCGGATGCGTTTGTCTGGTTTGAAGCCAGACAGTGATACATCTGCCATTGTTCTCTCGGCTTGTTCCAACTTAGCAGCTTTAGAGCATGGGAAACAGGTCCATGAGGATGTTATGAGAAGCGGATTACAGTCAGATATCTTTGTGGGAAGTGCCCTTgttgatatgtatgcaaaatgtggaaatataATGGATGCACAAAAAGCGTTTGATAAAATGCCTAGGAGAAATAATgtgtcatggaatgcaatgattgtaggGTATGCTATGCATGGTCAGGGAAAGGTGGCTGTTCAATTCTTTGAGCAAATGCAACAAGAAGGTTTAAAACCAGACTATGTAACTTTTATTGGTGTTTTATCTGCATGTGGTCATGCAGGTCTAGTGGATGATGGGAGACAATACTTTGATTGCATGACACGAATACATAAAATCACACCTACAATGGATCACTATTGCTGCATGGTTGATCTTCTAGGTCGTGCGGGTCATCTTGATGAAGCCAAGAAGTTTATTGACAAAATGCCAGAAAAACCCAATGCTATAGTCTGGGGATCTTTGCTTGGGGCATGCGGAATCCATAACAATACGGAGCTTGGAGAGTATGTTGCAGAGCGCCTTATTGAGTTGGATCCAAACAATTCGGCACATTATGTGAAGTTGTCCAATATCTATGCAGCAACCGGCAGTTGGGACGGAATAGAAAGGGTACGGAAATTGATGAAAGAGAGGAGTGTAAAGAAACAGCCTGGATGCAGCTGGATTGAGATCAATCACAAACTGAACACTTTTGTAGTTGGAGACAGATCACACCCACAAACAGAGGAAATTTACGCAAAGCTGGAGACATTGTCGGCAAAGATGGAAGCAGCAGGGTATGTGGCTGATACAAAATTTGTACTTCATGATGTGGATGAAGAGCAAAAGAAGTATATTCTTCGTCACCATAGTGAGAAGCTAGCAATTGCATTTGGACTTTTGAACACCCCTCCAGGAACCCCTCTCCGGATAGTTAAGAATCTTCGGGTGTGTGGTGATTGTCACTCTGCCACAAAGTACATTTCCAAGATTGTTTCACGAGAG contains:
- the LOC131037409 gene encoding putative pentatricopeptide repeat-containing protein At3g49142; the protein is MAHRFKPPTRDVLHIMKPLIQGRVTQNILTVQTKVQCLQSNSAYILRAEEEKMVHGNENHLENNLSGRFSVLSDQGRIEEALKLLQTMDCQGIAVDFDAYAYLLHGCVNKKAIVEGKLVHAHIIQTGFKALETKILNMYAKCGYLKDARNVFDGLPERNVVAWTVMIVACCRHRQDEEALNLYYEMKRSGIDLDHFALASVLPACGNLGALDEGKEVHKEIARSGYESNLFSGSALVDMYVKCGEVDAARDVFDKIPQRNGIIWTVMISAYARQGRGEEALALFYDMQRSGIRPSHFTYVVVLPACADLRALEHGKEIHQEIIRGGFLSNVIVGSALVDMYIKCGNVEDARMLFDELPERNVVSWNTMISGYAQNGLLDEAVKLFDEVPERDVFSWTSMVAGFAQNGYVEDAYKFFERMPEHTLVSWNAMIAGYAQNQCFDESLKLFGRMRLSGLKPDSDTSAIVLSACSNLAALEHGKQVHEDVMRSGLQSDIFVGSALVDMYAKCGNIMDAQKAFDKMPRRNNVSWNAMIVGYAMHGQGKVAVQFFEQMQQEGLKPDYVTFIGVLSACGHAGLVDDGRQYFDCMTRIHKITPTMDHYCCMVDLLGRAGHLDEAKKFIDKMPEKPNAIVWGSLLGACGIHNNTELGEYVAERLIELDPNNSAHYVKLSNIYAATGSWDGIERVRKLMKERSVKKQPGCSWIEINHKLNTFVVGDRSHPQTEEIYAKLETLSAKMEAAGYVADTKFVLHDVDEEQKKYILRHHSEKLAIAFGLLNTPPGTPLRIVKNLRVCGDCHSATKYISKIVSREIVMRDSSRFHHFKDGQCSCGNYW